A window of the Lolium perenne isolate Kyuss_39 chromosome 7, Kyuss_2.0, whole genome shotgun sequence genome harbors these coding sequences:
- the LOC127314989 gene encoding seed lectin-like — translation MKRGKCFLVHGFPCLLLLVVSGCLPHVSSLSFNYNFSAPTGFASTDLRYMNDSAPVLDRIELTNQSRRWSTGRVAHNQLLRIWDHRTSKVASFTSNFTFAIKPASSNPRRGDGMAFFVGPYMPYYMPMDAPAGHLGLFNNRDNPGNNYFPPTVGVEFDTFRNVDWDPAETNCHIGVNVNSIRSTNYTAVPEGIFNGIMSAEVRYDAKAATLSATLRLLDPPGQGTYTVSANVDLQGAGLPEMVEVGLSASIGDYIEQHHILSWSFQTIMIGYTKMINMWI, via the exons ATGAAGAGAGGCAAGTGCTTTCTCGTCCATGGTTTCCCCTGCTTACTCCTACTCGTCGTATCTGGCTGCCTTCCTCATGTCAGCTCCCTTAGCTTCAATTACAACTTCTCTGCTCCCACCGGTTTCGCCAGCACCGATCTCAGGTACATGAACGACTCTGCCCCCGTTCTCGACCGGATCGAGCTGACGAACCAATCGAGGAGGTGGAGCACCGGCCGTGTAGCCCACAACCAGCTGTTGCGTATATGGGACCACAGAACCAGCAAGGTCGCCAGCTTCACCAGCAACTTCACCTTCGCCATCAAGCCCGCCAGCAGCAACCCCCGG AGAGGTGATGGCATGGCGTTCTTCGTGGGGCCTTACATGCCGTACTACATGCCCATGGACGCGCCCGCCGGCCACCTCGGGCTATTCAACAACCGCGACAATCCCGGAAACAACTACTTCCCGCCCACTGTCGGTGTGGAATTTGACACGTTCAGGAACGTTGACTGGGACCCCGCTGAAACCAACTGCCACATCGGCGTCAACGTCAATAGCATCAGGTCGACTAACTACACGGCGGTACCGGAAGGGATCTTCAACGGGATCATGTCGGCGGAGGTCAGGTACGATGCTAAAGCGGCCACGCTCTCGGCCACCCTGCGGTTACTCGACCCGCCGGGGCAGGGTACATACACGGTCAGCGCGAACGTCGACCTGCAGGGCGCCGGTCTGCCGGAGATGGTGGAGGTTGGGTTATCGGCGTCCATCGGGGACTACATCGAGCAGCATCATATTCTTTCTTGGTCCTTCCAGACCATTATGATCG gctacacaaaaatgataaatatGTGGATCTGA
- the LOC127313212 gene encoding L-type lectin-domain containing receptor kinase IX.1-like yields the protein MFVLFAIATWLGYRQYRQRKSISSKDADIPLEDMDTEFQRGAGPRRFRYSELLRATRRFSDEEKLGEGGFGAVYRGLLRDEGLQVAIKRVSKTSSQGRREYIAEVTIIGRLRHRNLVQLIGWCHKADELLLVYELMTNDSLDVHLYNSEKILTWAIRHKIILGIGSALMYLHQEWEQCVVHRDIKPSNVMLDSLFNAKLGDFGLARLVDHSRDAHTTAVIAGTRGYMDPMYAVSSRASAETDVYSFGVVLLEVACGRRPVVQQEDESRVLIVDWVWELYGTGKLLDAADARLDGEFDACEVERVMVVGLWCVHPDYGCRPSIRQAMSVLQLEAPLPNLPLEMPVAIYVAPGGGYGSSYTSLNGSYNTSGQSSASDRTVKSHSFAATGTRSESDVTKLMNQATGTTEHVQFTNYTS from the exons ATGTTCGTACTATTTGCCATAGCCACATGGCTCGGCTACCGCCAATATCGGCAAAGGAAGAGTATATCATCTAAAGATGCAGACATCCCTCTCGAAGACATGGACACCGAGTTTCAAAGAGGGGCGGGGCCTCGGAGATTCAGGTATAGCGAGTTGTTGCGGGCGACACGAAGATTCTCTGACGAGGAGAAGCTCGGCGAGGGCGGGTTCGGGGCAGTCTATCGAGGGTTATTGCGTGACGAGGGGCTCCAGGTGGCTATCAAGAGAGTCTCCAAGACGTCGAGTCAGGGGAGGAGGGAGTACATCGCAGAAGTGACCATCATCGGCCGGCTGAGGCATCGCAACCTTGTCCAGCTCATCGGGTGGTGCCATAAAGCCGACGAGCTCCTCCTTGTCTACGAGCTCATGACGAATGATAGTCTTGATGTCCATCTGTACAATTCAGAGAAAATCCTAACGTGGGCAATCAG ACACAAGATCATTCTTGGCATTGGGTCTGCACTGATGTACCTGCATCAAGAGTGGGAGCAGTGTGTGGTGCACCGGGACATCAAGCCCAGCAATGTGATGCTCGACTCGTTGTTCAACGCCAAGCTGGGGGACTTTGGCCTCGCGCGCCTCGTCGACCATAGCCGGGACGCACACACGACAGCGGTGATTGCTGGCACCAGGGGCTACATGGACCCTATGTATGCGGTGAGCAGCAGGGCTAGCGCCGAGACCGATGTATACAGCTTCGGGGTCGTCCTCCTCGAGGTAGCCTGCGGCAGGAGGCCCGTCGTCCAGCAGGAGGACGAGAGCAGGGTCCTGATTGTCGATTGGGTCTGGGAGCTGTACGGGACGGGGAAGCTCCTGGATGCTGCAGATGCGAGGCTTGACGGTGAGTTCGACGCGTGTGAGGTGGAGCGTGTGATGGTCGTCGGTTTATGGTGCGTGCACCCGGACTACGGCTGCAGGCCATCCATCCGGCAAGCCATGAGCGTGCTCCAGCTCGAGGCGCCGCTTCCGAACCTCCCGCTGGAGATGCCAGTGGCTATATATGTGGCCCCGGGTGGAGGATATGGGTCAAGCTACACGTCCCTGAATGGAAGCTACAACACCAGCGGACAGTCGTCGGCAAGTGACCGGACAGTGAAGAGCCATTCTTTTGCCGCTACCGGCACGAGGAGCGAGAGCGACGTCACCAAGCTGATGAATCAGGCCACCGGCACGACCGAGCATGTTCAGTTTACGAACTACACTTCCTAG